DNA sequence from the Chloroflexota bacterium genome:
AACGATCATCTCTGGCAATAAATAATTCGATTTGCGTACATATGCATAGTGACTGAGAATACCAGAATTGAGGAAGTCGCGGTAGTAAGAGTCGTCATCTTGAATAGAATAGAAAACCACGGGCAAACGGGGGAACTCGCGCCGGATGGCAACGGCGCTTTGAATGCCATTCATTTCGCCCGCAAGTTGAACATCCATGAGAATAACATCAATAAGACATCGGATGTCTTCAGAAACATCCGATGTCTGAATACAGTAGGCCAGAGCATCTTCGCCACTGTCACAGGCGTGGATGGTCTGCACCGCGCGAGTGGCATCGAGGCCAACAGCCAGGGCAGTACGCAGTTTGGGGTTATCTTCGACGAGGAGAAGTTTGAGCATGGTTCAAGTATACATGGTAATCACAGAAAAAAAACGGACACGGATCAACACGGATTAACGGATTTTTTTAAAGCTCTTTATCCGCGTACATCCGCGAAATCCGCGTCCGTTTTTTTAACAGCAATTACCGGAAGAGCAGTGGTATCGCTACCACCAGAAACACCCCCCAGATGACGTAGAAATTCGTGCCAAGGCTGAAAACTTTTTGAAGCGACTCAACCCAACGCTCCTGACCATCTTTGAACTGCTTAACGATCAAAGTTATCAAGATGCCGATATTGATCGCATTCCAACCGATTACGGCCAGGCGATTGATTGTCATACCACCCTCGAATGTACGGTAGACGATTGCCGCGAGAGCATAGATGCTGATCAGCGTGCCCAAGATTGCCACAGCCAGGATGCCGTTGCGCAGCCAACGCTGCATATTCGGCTCCAGTTCATCCGGTCGTATCGGTGTTGCGCCCATCAGCAGGCCCATAATGGCGAAAAGCAGGGCATTGTAGACGATAAGCACATCACGTTGGTTGAAAGGTTCCATGAAGTTGAAAGGGATCAGGAAAACATACACCACCAGCACAGCGAGCAACAAGGGCAGCAGGATGCGCATCATAGTCGCGATGAACTTGCTCAATCCCTGAGTAAAATCTTGCCCGGCAGGGCTGGACGCGGGATCGTAGATCGTCGCGATTGCCAGAGTGGGCAGCAGGCCGAAACCACCAATCAAGATCAGGCGCATCACCGCATCGGGAATCTCCACATTGAGGGCAGCGAACATGCCAAAGGTGATCCCGCCCAGCACCATACCAAAGATGAGATACAAACCGGCGGTGATCATCGTCTCAATGGATTTGATTAAAAAGGCAAAGCGATCCTCAAAGCTGGATTTCATCCCCAATACGGTGATCCCCAGCGTAATCCAGGCCAGCAGCGGCAAGTGAATTGCCATCAATTCCAGATAACGCGTCTGGAATTTACCGGTTAGCCCAGGGGAAATCAAAAAGACATATAATCCTGACAACAATAAAGCCGCAGTAAGCGCGGCAGTTCGACTGTAATTCTTCTTGGCTGTCCCCGCTAAAAATACCATACTGAAAAGAGCGGCAATCGGCGACCAAAAGAGTACAAAATAGGGCAGATGATCGAGGAACATCGGCCCATCTTCGGTGGTGATGAGCCAGAGTACCAGGCCGGTGAGGATGCTCATCGAAATGGCAAGCTTCCAGTTGGTCGCCCTTTTTGGGGCGGATTCTGCCTCCGGTGCGCTTTGCTGCAGGCGAAAATACCAGGCCGCCAGCAGCACGTTTTCAGGGCTATCTTCATAGCAAGCCAACAACCCGGCGCGGAAATCGGCCAACTGAGCCTGCGCACGGGCCGATTGATACAATTTCTCCAACGCCTGGGGGTCAGCGCTGGAGGCGCGAACTTTCTCAAGGTAGGTCATGGTTACCTCCATATGGTTAGAATGCCTCCAATGTATCAAACGTCAACATTGAAATCAAGCACCTGAGTGCTTCGCCGAAGCGACTCAAGCGCGCTGTGTCTGTGCAATCTCCAAAAGAATCCCCCAGGCACCTTTGGTAAGAGAGGCATTATCACAGGCCATATTTTCCAGTAAAGCAGAGAACGAGAACCCGGCAGCAATAATTTGATTGCGCTGATCGCCAACCCAGCGATCTGTTGGTTCACGCCCCGAATTCCAGTGATGGGCAACGATCTGGGCCATCAATTCGGCATAGGTATAGGGCGGAAAGCGCTGTACGAACAAACCCTCGATGACGAAACCGGGAAGTTTCTTGGCGCGGTCAATCCAGCCATCGGCGTCGCGGGCCAGGTTTTTGGCCTGCACTTTTAGTCGTTTGATCTCTTCTACAAGTTGAACAGCACGCCCTGCGTCAAGTTCACTTACTACCCGCTGGAAGTACTGCGCAAAGCGGCGGGCATGTTCCACGCCATAGTGGCTGTTCGAATAATCAATATCGATATCGAAAGCCAGTTCGCCATATTGCGGGTGCGGCAACGAGAGATTGAAGACCACACCAGGGTATCCGGGCCAGGTACGCACAAAGTTAAATTGGGCCATCCCTTGAGGCCGCTGAAAACAGTTCTCTAATGCAGCCCCCACCTGCAGAACGGCATCGGTCAGGCGCGCATCATAAAGACGCAACTCTTCGAGGCTGGTAATACCCTCTTTTTTGCCGACCAACTCCCGGGTTCCAATCGCCGTCCAATCTTTATATCCCCGGCTCTCATCCAAGGGGGCGTTGAAAAAGATCAAATCCATATCCGGAAACGCATCTGTATTTGTGCCACGCGCAAAGGAACTCATATCGCCGCATTGGATGTCTTCCGCGGGCGTATCCGGATAATATATATCACGAATAGCAGCGCGCACTGCCAATAGTACCCTCTGGCTAAGTTGTTTCTGAGAGGTGATCTGTTCGAATAAATCCATCGCTTGCTCCGTGTTTGGGAATGTGGCATACTTTGTTGAGGAATTCTCGCCACAATGAGATGAGTAATTCAAGTATACATCAACCCCAAGGATGGACTCAATGAGCAACAAGACCCTATTTATTGGTATTCTTCTGGTTCTGGCAGCAGCCACACTGGCGTGCAGCGCCATAACCGGCATCACAAACACACCCACGCCAATCCCCACGCTCATACCAACGCCAACCGCGTTGCCGCCCATACCCGTACACCCCGGCGCAGAACACCCCGACGAGCCAGTTCATATCCACGGCGAAATTCCCTTCACATCGCCGTTTTTCCTCGATACGGTTTCTGAGGCCTTTGTGATGCTTGAAGACCAGGCCGGGTTCATCGCCCGCGATCTCGAATTTGAGTTCCCCCTCGGTGGGCAGGCCATCGGGCCAGTAGAACTGATCGGTGATGATACGCTGCTCTACGAATTGGCGCTGCCTGCCATCCCACAGGGCACACCCAGCGACGTGGATAACAATGACGAGAGCGATCCTGGCGTGCAGATTTTTGCTGTGGCCTATTGGTCAAATACCTGGGGCGGGCCATTTCTTGAA
Encoded proteins:
- a CDS encoding response regulator; this translates as MLKLLLVEDNPKLRTALAVGLDATRAVQTIHACDSGEDALAYCIQTSDVSEDIRCLIDVILMDVQLAGEMNGIQSAVAIRREFPRLPVVFYSIQDDDSYYRDFLNSGILSHYAYVRKSNYLLPEMIV